The genomic window TAATATCCTGACAAAAATACATAAGCAATACAAATTAATGATTGTATTCATTTCTAAACAGACATATTTTCTAGAAAccaaaaaataattatgttagGCAAAATTGCATAACAATGATAATAACTCTTATTAAAATGAACAGCTCAAGTATAGAGGAACATCTGACAATTTCAACTATTTTGACTTTATATTTGTAAATCCCATCTTGCTGATCCCTTTTGCTAGAGCTTATACAGTTGTTCAGATATTAAGTAAAAAGTGCAAAAATTAGTAcattaaaaggcaataactccaaGCAGGTCATCACACAATTTCAACTATGTTAACTTGTTTGAAGAGCTTGTCATCTTGCTGATCATGTTTGCTTTTGAAAGTTTGTAtctagttttcaagataatagacaaaacatggtaaaaaaaattgtcaaatttaggagataactgtattgtattttaagctctgacggcatcaattggggatttgatggtcgcaaattaagtttactggcgacgcgttagtgGAGACAGTAAACCGGTATTTCCGACattcaaatccccaattgatgctgtcggagcttaaaatacaatattgttatctccattctaatgaaactgacagaaaacaacattaaaacatgtatttaaaatctgtcatatgccgtctgcgcttgcgcgtacgtcccatagcatcaattgtcaattgatgccagtgtaaataagtgacgttatccaatcaaaatgaacattacacaagttgttgcattagaattgtcTTTTTACAGCATTTGACAAATATGTCAACATTCATACCATGTTTTTCTACCttcatattttttctatttataagtttttaaaataattgacaTGTCATACCTCTTGGTTGgccatcagacacatttttttaaactagataccccaaaggaGATTGTGGCCCAGTTTGGTTAATattggcccagtaatttcagaggagaagacgtTTGTTAAATTTAACCACAACAGAGGACTACTGAGACAGACCCTAGTGAGCCTAAAATGTGTAATAACCTATCCCAAAAGAAAAATAATCAGTGTCTTAGAgttgaatgttttgtttgaaaaatgtttttaacaaagatatttgatacatcatcttgCTTCAGatttattttgccatgtgattttttttccttgtttttcaaGCAATCGATAAATCAAAAGTGGGTCTTCTTTTAATGGCTTCCATTCCAATAGGATGTATCATCTTGGGGAGTAAAATTCTGTCTTTCCATGTACCATACATATATCGAATGACCCTCCCACTTCTATTTTACACTTTAATATATTCTAAAATCTTCTTCACTGTGTAGAATAGTACTACAAGGTAccattaattataaataaacaaataaaagtcaCAAGATATAACATACTTCTTATTTTTCCCACTGCTCTTTAAGAAACCTTCTTTTTCAAGTCTGTTCATTAGACCTTGAGCTACACTGACTTCTACACCAAGtcttttggccaagtttggtgctAAAACTCTGCTTAGTTCTGGTACAGCCGTTAAAGTTCTTCTCCATAAGCATGTGGCCTATAAATAATTAAAGGAAGTTATTATCTCAGAAATAACTGAAATAGGTCCAATTTAATTTCTAAATATCAACAGCCAATCATACATATAGCTGAGACTGAGCAACAAATTCAAAACCTATGACATCAGTTTTGAACTGtctaaatatttcatgtataatgGCAACTTTCTATTTGGAATCTTATTCTAAAGTAAGGCCAAATAATGAAAGGCAGTATTTTTTTACATCACCAGGTTAAGTATTTGTGAGCttgcttttatttaaataatgtgcGCTCTAAGAACCtatgtttttgttgttaattCTAGCTGCATTAGAGATATAATTGACAACAAATTTTGATTCTGGTACTGAACTTAATGGTACATTCTCTCTGCACCTTGTGTTACTCATggatcaagttttaaaaaaaaacagaaggtCCAGAATTCAAAAATTTATCCTTGACAAATGTTTGTCTGATTGCATAGACAAAGTAAACAACAGTATGAAAGATCAACACAAAGTCGTGAATCTGTGTCATAGCACCTCCTAAATAACATGTGTTATACATGAAATCATATTATTCTTAAGggggatgattttttttttcattaaattattgCTTTGCTAGCAAATTTAATCTTTTTATTCTAAAGACAATTCAGtacatgttttaatatatttctatGAAACTTCATGTTTGGCCATTGTTGTGTCAGAGGGTGACTTTGTTACTATTGTTTTCTGTATACCATGTTTTCACAAATGTTATCAGAATAAacttaaaacaaacatatttatgattgtacaaagtcaggaatcttATGACTGGTTGTCCTCAGCAATTCTTAATGAGATTTGTCCTTGGTAATTTTGCATAGATAGCAACTAGGAACCCTCTTTAATCCTACAGTTTTATGGAGATTTGGCATCTTGGCAGATCTTTAATATGGCCAATGGGGTCTTTactcagtaatattttttttagactaACAATTGATATTTTTGAAGACAGTATATTGAAATCTCCAACGTCTTGGATTTTTTGTGTTGATTGGCACTATTTAGTGTGAGCCTATTCTACATGCATGTCAAACATATGTATTTTGGTATCCTACATTTAGATTTCTCGAGTATCAAACCTGAACAGCTATAGATGATAAACCACACAGATAAGGATCAGTTGGCTGTTTGTCTGGACTGTCaatctaaataataaaaaaggcaaataatcaaaattaaataattatacatATGTTTCTTTAATTTATATCATGCATGTATAATACATAAAATTTAATCAACAATTCACTTAGTATTATACAAGTTTGTACATTTTGTTCTTAAACTCtataattcattttgtttttggtttCAATCACTGTTTTCGTCAGAATTTGCAGTGTTTTATTTTCTCCAACATGCAGCATCTAATTACTTATGAGGATTATTACTATTATCCTAAAATAGTAGTTTTCTTAATTATACAAACTTcttgtgtttttttaaacattattgtcaatctttcaaaataaatcaaaaggaTGCTGGCTGTGGCTAGAAAGTATGCAATAAGTTGAAAACAATTACGTTTCATGTATTTGGATAGTGGATGTAACtgccctttttatttttaaatctttgtttCTAAgtgaaattaagaaaacaaaaatgctaCAAACCTCAGAACACACATCACAGAAATGAGCTTGAGGTGCCTCATCTTCATCTTTGATCAAGAAACAGATACCATGCTGCCAATATTTACACACAGCACATAGAATCATCAATCCATCATCCTATTCAAAGAAAGGTATATGTTATTAGCTTATTTCATAATAAATTGTCAATGCCCAGCAGCTAGTACCAATTAACTTGGCATTTAATTCTAATACCTAATTTAGCCCATAACAGCTTCCTTGTAATTAAATGGCTGTCTatgagaaaaccatgcaaaatatgaaaataattatgAAAGGTATTTTGGAGATTGTAGTGCATTTTGGGTTTTTTATAAAGTATTTGGTACATCTAAAAGACCTGTGgttgaaaatttacattttcccTCAAATTCAGTAAATTATGGGTTATTCTATTTTTGGTCCTAAATTTGCTTAAAATGGTGTTAAAATCTATACATTTcttgatttgtttaaaaagtaattcaaaataaatatttttcatttttcttttttaatcataAAGTTAAGATGTTGTTCTAAAATATTATGCAAAAGGATTCTTCTATTCTCCCTCTGTATTTTctgtatattaattttaaaaaatgttttttataaaaattgaataaaaacttgTACTTTAGATGGTTATAAAACCTCAAAAGTCActcattttttaataaaattttgtatagtgttatattttaatatacacTAAATGTATGTAATTGGAATTCAGTTGCAAAATAATAATagctgagtaaaaaaaaaaagagtgatAAGGCATGTAAATGGGGTGAGAAAGCCCTTGCATGTGATGAATGTGACACATGGTACCATGCTACATGTGCAGGAATCAACACCCAGGAATACTCAAAATTAGCAAATACCTCCGTCTCTTGGTATTGTATGGTATGTAATGCACCTAACCATACAACTGTTTTGTACGACCTAATTGACTCAGCAGATAGTAATACTTTTTCAATGCTGTCCATCTCAAATGAGAGCAAGTCATCATCAATCAACCAAGATGACAGTAACATAAGTATTGGAGATCCCATAGCTTCATCATCGCCAAAAAGAGtcaaacaaactaaaactggaAACAAGAACAAAAAAGCTCTAAGAACTCTCATTATAAACTTTCAAAGTATAAAGAACAAACGCACTGAACTACCAATTCTTATAGAAACCGCCAATCCTGATATAATTATTGGAACAGAGACTTGGCTATCAAACAAAATTGGTAATCGAGAAATTTTTCCACCTGAACTTGGATATGACATCATTAGACGTGACCGTGAAAAAGACCCTCATGGTGGCGTACTAATAGCCGCAAAGAATGAATTGGAAATGAGCCAAGTATCTATTAGCAAAGAAGCTGAAATGATAACAGGCAAAATAAAGATAGGAACCAAACAGTACATAATTACTAGCTTTTACAGACCACCAAATAAAACAGACAGTAAATATGTGGAGAAAACAATCAGAGATACAAAATCTGAGAAACAACAACAAAAGGAGCACATTCCTCCTTGGAGGTGACTTCAACCTACCTGATATCAACTGGGAAAGAAATGAGATTAAAGGTAACCAACTaccacaatcaatcaatcgagCATTTTTACAGATGTCAGCTGACCTGTCAATCCagcaaataaacaacaacaatacAAGAGGAAACAACATACTCGACCTGATGTTTACAAGCCATCCAGGACACATAGAGAGATGTAAAACACTGCCACCTATAGGAAATAGCGACCACGACATAGTATTAGTGGACATATCAGCAAATGTCAACAAACCGAAACCATCAAAGAGAAAAATATACCTATGGAAGAAAGCAGACTTGGAGAGTATAGGGAAACACCTTGACAGTCAATTTGATAAACTTTGATGACATTAACAACATGTGGACAtcaattaaacaaattataaaggATTCCATGGAAAAACACGTACCAACAAAAACATCACTTGCTAGACAGAGCCATCCCTGGATGAATACCCAACTAAGACGACTAAGCAAACAGAAGCAAAGAGCTTACTCTAAAGCTAAACTCACCAACTCAACAAAGGACTGGAAGCGGTATAAAAACATTAAAGCTGAACTTCAAAGAGAGTCTAGACGAGCG from Mytilus edulis unplaced genomic scaffold, xbMytEdul2.2 SCAFFOLD_1403, whole genome shotgun sequence includes these protein-coding regions:
- the LOC139504968 gene encoding uncharacterized protein, encoding MILCAVCKYWQHGICFLIKDEDEAPQAHFCDVCSEIDSPDKQPTDPYLCGLSSIAVQATCLWRRTLTAVPELSRVLAPNLAKRLGVEVSVAQGLMNRLEKEGFLKSSGKNKKYVISCDFYLFIYN